One Xiphophorus hellerii strain 12219 chromosome 1, Xiphophorus_hellerii-4.1, whole genome shotgun sequence DNA segment encodes these proteins:
- the dtx3 gene encoding putative E3 ubiquitin-protein ligase DTX3 isoform X1: protein MLTLYSHLEEFMGSQVSSDEMSVRAGQGSDEVLVSQAVWDYLAAAGRPWLIDFQHKQGMSAGIIRRGERGGCCAVRLQPVEGSRSTRSGMMDGPISSETRKAFIDLCRCARKEMSKQEGGPKRKRALLPCVGVLEQNGEGNLQAPPSLPRRSQRQQQRFRKPADEEVCAMLHEASLRKDKDSGIGSHSEAEDSGICSICMGDIVERTTLEKCGHSFCRSCLERAFKVKQACPVCRLVYGQLVGNQPANGSMMVERDPDMELPGHEGFGCICIIYSFPPGVQTLDHPNPGIRYPGTDRVAYLPDSPEGNRVLGLLRRAFEQRLIFTIGTSMTTGLQNVITWNDIHHKTSIFGGPPCFGYPDPTYLVRVTEELREKGIAMN from the exons ATGTT GACGCTTTATTCGCACTTGGAGGAATTTATGGGATCACAAG TTTCCTCTGATGAGATGAGTGTGCGTGCTGGCCAGGGCAGTGATGAGGTGCTAGTTTCTCAGGCAGTTTGGGATTACCTGGCTGCAGCTGGGCGGCCCTGGCTCATTGACTTCCAGCACAAGCAGGGGATGAGTGCCGGCATCATCAGGCGAGGAGAGAGGGGGGGCTGCTGTGCTGTGCGGCTACAGCCGGTGGAAGGCTCGAGGAGCACCAGATCTGGGATGATGGATGGACCTATCTCTAGCGAGACGCGTAAAGCCTTCATTGACTTATGCCGATGTGCCCGCAAAGAAATGAGCAAACAGGAGGGAGGACCCAAGAGGAAGAGGGCTCTGCTGCCTTGCGTGGGGGTCCTGGAGCAGAACGGAGAAGGGAACCTCCAGGCTCCACCTTCCCTGCCACGGCGCTCCCAGAGACAGCAGCAGAGGTTCAGGAAACCTGCTGATGAGGAGGTGTGCGCCATGCTCCACGAGGCCTCTCTGAGGAAAGACAAGGACTCTGGCATTGGGTCCCACAGTGAGGCCGAGGACAGTGGCATTTGCTCAATTTGCATGGGGGACATAGTGGAGAGGACCACTCTGGAGAAATGCGGCCATTCGTTCTGCCGCTCATGTCTGGAACGAGCCTTTAAGGTGAAGCAAGCTTGTCCCGTGTGCAGACTGGTTTATGGCCAGCTGGTTGGGAACCAGCCTGCCAATGGTTCAATGATGGTGGAGCGGGACCCTGATATGGAGCTTCCTGGCCATGAGGGCTTCGGATGTATCTGCATCATCTACAGCTTCCCTCCTGGAGTACAGACA CTCGATCACCCAAACCCTGGCATTCGATACCCAGGAACAGACCGCGTGGCCTACCTCCCTGACAGCCCAGAAGGGAACCGCGTGCTGGGCCTGCTGCGTCGGGCCTTCGAACAGCGCCTTATCTTCACCATTGGTACCTCCATGACTACGGGCCTGCAAAATGTCATCACCTGGAATGACATTCACCACAAGACATCCATATTCGGCGGGCCACCCTG CTTTGGCTACCCAGACCCCACATACTTGGTGCGCGTGACAGAGGAGCTCAGAGAAAAAGGTATTGCCATGAACTGA
- the ptges3a gene encoding prostaglandin E synthase 3 produces the protein MAHLPQHGPFPTLCAIAKWYDRRDFVFVEFCVEDSKDVHVQFDKSKFEFSCVSRRDKYYNDIELFGEIDPKQSKHSRTDRSVQCCLQKAEVGKPWPRLTKEKAKFKWLSVDFNNWRDWDDDSDEDMSSFDNFSEMMNNMGGDDLPDFDGAEEHDSADGDDEKMPDLE, from the exons ATGGCCCATTTGCCACAGCATGGCCCATTTCCCACCCTATGTGCCATAGCTAAATGGTATGACAGACGagactttgtttttgtagagTTCTGCGTGGAAGACAGTAAAGATGTACATGTCCAGTTTGACAAGTCAAAATTTGAGTTTAG TTGTGTCAGCAGAAGAGACAAATACTACAATGACATTGAGCTTTTTGGGGAAATTGATCCCAAA CAATCAAAACACAGCCGCACAGACAGGTCTGTGCAGTGTTGTTTACAAAAAGCAGAAGTTGGGAAACCATGGCCACGACTTAccaaagaaaaagcaaag TTTAAATGGTTGAGTGTGGATTTCAACAACTGGAGAGACTGGGACGATGACTCGGATGAGGACATGTCAAGTTTTGACAACTTCTCTGAG ATGATGAACAACATGGGTGGAGATGATTTACCCGATTTTGATGGTGCAGAAGAA caTGATTCTGCAGACGGAGATGATGAAA AGATGCCAGACCTCGAGTAG
- the mipa gene encoding major intrinsic protein of lens fiber a, with amino-acid sequence MWEFRSMSFWRAVFAEFYGTMFFVFFGLGAALRWTTGPHNVLHVAFCFGLAAATFIQSIGHISGGHINPAVTFAYLIGSQMSMFRAFFYIIAQCLGALAGAAVLYGVTPNNMRGNLALNTLQPGISLGMATTIEIFLTLQLVICVFAVTDERRNGRLGSAALAIGFSVLIGHLFGMYYTGAGMNPARSFAPAVLVRNFVNHWVYWVGPMIGGAIGALLYDFLLFPRMRGLSERLATLKGTRPPEAEAQQETRGESIELKTQAL; translated from the exons ATGTGGGAGTTCAGGTCTATGTCTTTCTGGCGAGCGGTCTTCGCAGAGTTCTATGGCACCATGTTCTTTGTATTCTTTGGGCTGGGAGCGGCCCTCCGCTGGACCACAGGCCCCCACAATGTTCTTCATGTTGCCTTTTGCTTTGGACTGGCGGCTGCCACCTTCATCCAGTCCATCGGTCACATCAGCGGGGGACACATCAACCCAGCTGTCACCTTCGCTTACCTGATCGGATCCCAAATGTCCATGTTCCGGGCTTTCTTCTACATCATAGCCCAGTGTCTCGGAGCGCTGGCCGGTGCTGCTGTGCTGTACGGCGTCACACCCAACAACATGAGGGGGAACTTGGCACTGAATACG CTGCAGCCAGGCATCAGCCTTGGCATGGCCACCACGATCGAGATCTTCCTCACCCTCCAGCTTGTCATCTGCGTCTTTGCTGTGACAGATGAGAGGCGCAACGGACGCCTGGGCTCTGCTGCTCTTGCCATCGGCTTCTCTGTGCTCATTGGGCATCTGTTTGGG ATGTACTACACAGGAGCGGGAATGAATCCAGCAAGGTCCTTCGCCCCTGCTGTCCTTGTCAGGAACTTTGTTAACCACTGG GTGTACTGGGTGGGACCCATGATCGGCGGTGCCATAGGTGCTCTGCTCTATGACTTCCTGCTGTTCCCACGCATGCGTGGTCTCTCCGAGAGGCTGGCCACGCTGAAGGGCACCCGGCCCCCAGAGGCCGAGGCCCAGCAGGAGACCAGGGGAGAGTCCATTGAGCTTAAGACACAGGCCCTATAA
- the dtx3 gene encoding putative E3 ubiquitin-protein ligase DTX3 isoform X2, with protein sequence MGSQVSSDEMSVRAGQGSDEVLVSQAVWDYLAAAGRPWLIDFQHKQGMSAGIIRRGERGGCCAVRLQPVEGSRSTRSGMMDGPISSETRKAFIDLCRCARKEMSKQEGGPKRKRALLPCVGVLEQNGEGNLQAPPSLPRRSQRQQQRFRKPADEEVCAMLHEASLRKDKDSGIGSHSEAEDSGICSICMGDIVERTTLEKCGHSFCRSCLERAFKVKQACPVCRLVYGQLVGNQPANGSMMVERDPDMELPGHEGFGCICIIYSFPPGVQTLDHPNPGIRYPGTDRVAYLPDSPEGNRVLGLLRRAFEQRLIFTIGTSMTTGLQNVITWNDIHHKTSIFGGPPCFGYPDPTYLVRVTEELREKGIAMN encoded by the exons ATGGGATCACAAG TTTCCTCTGATGAGATGAGTGTGCGTGCTGGCCAGGGCAGTGATGAGGTGCTAGTTTCTCAGGCAGTTTGGGATTACCTGGCTGCAGCTGGGCGGCCCTGGCTCATTGACTTCCAGCACAAGCAGGGGATGAGTGCCGGCATCATCAGGCGAGGAGAGAGGGGGGGCTGCTGTGCTGTGCGGCTACAGCCGGTGGAAGGCTCGAGGAGCACCAGATCTGGGATGATGGATGGACCTATCTCTAGCGAGACGCGTAAAGCCTTCATTGACTTATGCCGATGTGCCCGCAAAGAAATGAGCAAACAGGAGGGAGGACCCAAGAGGAAGAGGGCTCTGCTGCCTTGCGTGGGGGTCCTGGAGCAGAACGGAGAAGGGAACCTCCAGGCTCCACCTTCCCTGCCACGGCGCTCCCAGAGACAGCAGCAGAGGTTCAGGAAACCTGCTGATGAGGAGGTGTGCGCCATGCTCCACGAGGCCTCTCTGAGGAAAGACAAGGACTCTGGCATTGGGTCCCACAGTGAGGCCGAGGACAGTGGCATTTGCTCAATTTGCATGGGGGACATAGTGGAGAGGACCACTCTGGAGAAATGCGGCCATTCGTTCTGCCGCTCATGTCTGGAACGAGCCTTTAAGGTGAAGCAAGCTTGTCCCGTGTGCAGACTGGTTTATGGCCAGCTGGTTGGGAACCAGCCTGCCAATGGTTCAATGATGGTGGAGCGGGACCCTGATATGGAGCTTCCTGGCCATGAGGGCTTCGGATGTATCTGCATCATCTACAGCTTCCCTCCTGGAGTACAGACA CTCGATCACCCAAACCCTGGCATTCGATACCCAGGAACAGACCGCGTGGCCTACCTCCCTGACAGCCCAGAAGGGAACCGCGTGCTGGGCCTGCTGCGTCGGGCCTTCGAACAGCGCCTTATCTTCACCATTGGTACCTCCATGACTACGGGCCTGCAAAATGTCATCACCTGGAATGACATTCACCACAAGACATCCATATTCGGCGGGCCACCCTG CTTTGGCTACCCAGACCCCACATACTTGGTGCGCGTGACAGAGGAGCTCAGAGAAAAAGGTATTGCCATGAACTGA